A window of Macrotis lagotis isolate mMagLag1 chromosome 1, bilby.v1.9.chrom.fasta, whole genome shotgun sequence genomic DNA:
actagtatttctgacaaaggactcatttcaaaaatatacagagaactgagtcacatttttgaaaaaacaagccattccattaattgacaaatggacaaagcatatgcaaaggcaatttacagatgtggaaatgaaagtgatccatagttatatgaaaaatttctctaaatcaattcttattagagaaatgcagattaacgcttctctgaggtaccacctcactcatCTCAGACTGGCCACTATGATCAGAAAGGAACAtcatcagtgttggaagggatgtgggaaatctgggagactaatacattgttgctggagttgtgaactcatcctacctttctgaagagcagtttggaaatatgcccaaagggcaacaaaaatgtgcatactctttgatccagcaatagcactactgggtctgtacactgaagagatgatgaaaaagggtaaaaacatcatttgtataataatatccatagcagccctgtttgtggtggcaaagaaatggaaatcaggTAAATATcctacaattggggaatgacttagcaaactgtcgtatatgtatatcatggaacactattgttctattagaaaccaggagggatgggaattcagggaagcatggagggatttgcatgaactgatgctgagtgagatgtgtAGAAGCAGAAAAaccagcaacatgggaatgatgatcaatcttaatggacttgctcattacattaGTGCAAGAATCTGGCACAATATTGGGacgtttgcaatggagaatatcatctgcatgcagagaaagaattgttgagtttgaaTAAAGCCCAACTACTATTacccttaataaaaaaaaaaaaaaaacaacctatccttatgtaattttactatctcttatacttcatttttcttcccttaaggatatgattgctctctaatcacattcacttgtgatcaatgtgtaccatggaaactatgtaaagactaacagaatgagttctgtgggggttggggggagcaAAGGAGTATTGTTGTAAAAAATtgcaaatctcaaaataaataaaatctttcttaaaattaaGGAATGATTTGCCTGTGCATTCTTTTAAACAATTATATATGCTCTTTGGATACAAatgattttatgtttctttccagTTGTTAAAAACAACTAATTTCAAAATAAGCAGCACAAAacattcaaataaataatataaataaatcaataaagaaTGTATTCAATGTTTTATTAGTTTAGTTGAAGCTTAATGTTGAATTATTAGCAAAATATTGATGCAATTCctttggtttttttcaaggcaatctgattaaatgacttgcccaagatcacatagctaagtctgaggacaaatttgaactcaggtcctcctgattcaagtGCTCTTTACACTGAACCAACTCCAACCTCCAATAGTGCTATAATTTCAAAGTACCTATAAAAGATATAGTAATGAAACAAATCTAATTGGATAAAATTTAATAAGAACAAATGTCAGGTTTTAGATTAGGTTTCAAAAACTAATTTTGTATGAATGATATCAGCTAGGAAAGGTATAACTGCCTAGATAAAAACTGAGTAATTAGACTTAGTCTActtgaattgaaatgaaagtgtaataataaaataaagttaatttatGAAAAGAATGACTTTGGTTCAGCAGTGGCAAACTTTCCCTTGCAATTTTAGCACTAGAAGAGCATAGTGCGATGCCCTGAGCAGTGAATTCtttgtagaaaaggaaatatatgatTCATATTGTCCTGAAaaacctctgaggtcctttcctgaTCGAGGTCCCCTGAGTTAATAAGTAAATACTGAGGACATGTTGGAATGTTGGACAGCTTTCACGGTAGGgacaaccccccccacacacccaAAGGGGACAGTGGAACAGGAAttagaaattcaattaaaattgaaTATCTAATGAAGAGTTTGGGGGATAGAATTCTTAGGcaatagatattttaaatatctGCCTTTCCTCCCCAAGATTATATCTCATTGATCTCAGACCAGGCGGCAACCAGATTGTGCCTCCCCGAGATATTACTCCAAAAGCCTGAAAACCTGCACTCTTTCTAGTATCCAGAGATTCTGCCTTCCTGTCCTCCTTTCTGATACTCAGATACTGTGAACCAAACCTATGACCTTGGTGATGTTCAGTAAGTGATTGAAGGTGGGATGTTTTGGAAAGTagtgaggaaaagggaaggagggaaataacACAAAGTATAGAAGTCAGTTATGGCTCAGAAATTCAAGTTGACTCTCCCAAAGCCAACAAATTTCAAGTCATGGCAACATCCAGGTGAAATATCAAGAAAACTTAATtcactgaaggtttttttttcctttaaatccaGAGTTCACCTGAGGTAGAagtagggagaaaaaagaaaggaaaatatactcTGAGTCAGGTTCATGTTTCATTATTGCAAttatttagaattgttttaatggtatttattttggggggcagTAAACACAAAATCGAGATTAAAAATTCCCTATTAATTTTCTGATACtcttttgaaagtcaaataagatcattttgggggaattttggtgacctgaaaataattttaaaaagacaaatatatatttttctcataataGAGGAGCTATGAATCTATTCATATCCAACCTTGTTAGACTAAGGAAAGCTAAACACCTGGCATGATCTGTAACCAGAACTGACTCTCAGATACACCAATGAGAATCCTAATAAAATTAGATAGGCCATGTCCCTACTTGCAGATAAAGATTACTGAGTTCTTAAAAGACCCTTTTCATACAAATTGTAGATATCTTCTGTATTACCTCTATCTGTAGATCTCTGATTATCACTGTAGGCTGAGTTTTTGACTGAAGTATGAGCTGTTACTGCCATGTCTATATATATTCCTCTGATTTACTTAAAATCCTCTTGGGCAGTTATGTCATTGATAGACACCACTTTTTACTACTCTTTCTACTATTCTTATGCAAGTCCTGTTGCTTTTGCCATCATCTCTTATGCAGCTGATGCACctgttctgttttccttttatatttcagTTTCTGACAGTGGATAGACTAAATGATATGAAATTTTAATCCCATTATTTCCCCTTCTAtgttatttatcttcttttttttatctttctttccttttcatccttTATTCCTGTCCCTATTCCTCTATAAACTTAGACTTTTGCTGAGGGTGCTTATAACAGATACAAAAtttaacaaagcaaaaataacctGAAAATTTGAGTTGTATAATGATTCAGATGAACCTAGTGATTTGTCACAGTCAATTTAGTGATTTCCAATGCAACCATACTGTGAACTAGAGACTATTGTCTATTAATTGTCTATTAATGACTATTTATCTGCTCCAAGAATGGGGAGATAGTACAATATGGAGAttgtaaaaaagagagaagctGAAGTGAAAGCAAGAAGGGTTTTAAGGAAGACATGACTGTAAATATAATGTTATGATATGAGAGGGTGTATTAACAGTCTTCAGTTATTTGAAGAGTTGTAATGAAAAAGATTAGATGGCTAATGATTGAATTCAGAGAACAAGTGGAGAAAATATGCATggaaattgcaaaaaaatatttatacatgaCTGTAGGAAAACCTTCTTAATAATCTCAGTGAAAAGCCATTATAAGAAACAAGGTAGAAATGACAGTAGGCTAAGGAGCAATTTCATGAGGGTTCtatgaaaggaggggaaaaaaaaagacctgtaGGAAAAGGACTTTTCCAAACTGTACTACCCCTGTGTAACAAGGATAAAAGTTGATACTACTTTCACCAGGATGTTGTATGTAGGGAGTGtatattattgacttttttattttttaggaggCAGGCATTATATTATATAAACTCTGAGTACAATGGAAATCAAGTATCTGTCTAATTGAAATCAACTCAAAATCAAGGGCAGAAGCACAAGGACCAGCTTCTGCAGTGAGGAAgtactgagttcagatccaatctgactcataataattacctagctgtgtgaccttgggcaaatcacttaaatccactGCCTCATAacaactaaaaacaaataaagaatatgaatatttgaaaaaactCCTAACATGTTACGATTTCAACCTAAAAGGTTGAAGGAAATATAGTTGTTGAACTCTATTTATCCAACTTGCTGGTGTGATTTTGGGGTTACCAGAAGAGCCCTGTAGTATTTCCTACACATGTGGAAAAAAGATGAGGGGTTTACTAGATGATAAGCTAAGAACAAATCAGGTTCAGACCTTCTTTGGATTGGACTTGATAATCTTTCTATGGCATCTTCTCTCCTACTGACCTGCAATTCCATGATTTCTACTCTGGCTACTACTAACAGTACTATAGCAAAGTGTGGAAGAAATCCTTTTTCTTTAACTCTCCAAGTGTGTTCTATCTTTCAGGCTTTAATGTATTTGCTAATAATAGATATATCCTGAGCTTCTACTTCTTTGATGGCTATCGTGAAGTGTTTGAAGGGTTAAATGACGTTACCCTCTCTAGCATAGGGAGGACATGGTCAAAAAAAGTTAGATTTGTTCACAAACACAAAGGACACAAAGAAACTGGTAAACTTCTTACAATTAGAGCTTTCCAAATTGGACTGGGGTCTATGGGGACTTGGTGAGTTCCTattcatggaggatcttcaagGACTAGCTGGAGAAGGACTTCTcatgtgttttaaaatatttcaccACCTTTTCACGCCTTCTGACTTTATGAATTAAAAGTCTTGAAATAAAGCCTGGGGCCTTAAAACCACCAGGCATCATTCTCCATAACATTGTGTATTTCCCCTTAGTTATTTCAAGGAATTCCACAATTTGGATAAAACCTCCAAAATGTCACTTTTATCTCCTCCTGTTTGTGCAACTGAAGGGCTAATCTATATCACCAGTGGTTTGAACTGGAATCTTCCCTTccctaatctttaaaatttttattcccagcacttagAACAATGTGTGGTATATGGTAAATgttgaataaattcttattggCACCTAGCCATGTTGGAAGAATTgagcatttgtttttatttctgaacTTCAGTGCTTATGGGGCTCTCAGAGGAACAAATCTTCTAGAAATTCTGGTTCCTTCACTCAGATCAttcctaacttttcttttaatataaagaACCCTCCACAGAGCCCTGTAATTGTTTGAAGTTGTTTCCTCCACATGAAAATTTTAGATAAGACTCCCTTATATCTATAAACAATGACTAGTTTCatttacacataaatatatattccaTCTATATCTGTGTTCCTGAGGGTCAATAATTCCCTTAAATTTAATTCGTTCATCATAGGGATGGAACTTAAAACATGCTATCACTTTGAATGGGGGTAGAATGCATAATCTCTGTGTTGTATGGGAGAGAAGACTAGGATAGAGAACTGGAAGGTGTTATTGGTTTGAGATCCGAATCCCCTTTTGAGGATACTGGAGCAGTATCAAAAAGCTACTCTTTCATATATGGAGTCTTAGGTTATCACAGAGTAGCCTTAGCAAGATAGGATTACCAAATAATAAATCATTCATCCTATCTACTACCAGCTATGTAGAGTtacaaaatacaagaaaatgaaaagcacAGAAGTCTCACAGAACACCTTCTCTCAAAACAGAAGTCCAAAATTCTTTTGACAACGATGAAGTGATTTCCAGTGGACTGGAAACTCCCTCCAAATCAGCAGGGATATTGcagagaaaataactttaaaaatgtgGAACCTACAACGAAAGACATTTAGCTACTAATAAGGAGATGATCCTCCCATTGTCTTTGATCATAGTCTGGTCTCATCTGAAACTTTGTGTACTACAATTGAGAAAAATCATCGATAATATCTAAAGGATTTAAGACAAAAGAAGTAGGATAGTAAAGGCCCTAATGAAAACCAGCTTAAACAATTAGAATTATGTCATCTAAGGAGAGAAAACATATGCAACATGAACTTcctctcttcaaatatttaaagaaattttataggagagagaaaagggatttGTTCTCAATATCTCAAAAAGTAGAATGAAAGCATTGAACAAAACTTGAAAGTCATATTTAGCACAACACAAATTTTGAGGCCAAATCCAGAATGAAATGGGTTACCAAAGAAAACTAAGAGTTTTCCTGTCCACGGAACTATTCTAAGAAAGGTAGTAGAAATTAGAAAATCATTGGACGACATAAGAGCAgcatggagttgatgatcaagcttaatggacttgttcacttcataagtgcaataatcagggacaatttagggtatctgcaatggagaataccacctgtatccagaaaaacaattgtggactttgaacaaagaccagactattaatattaattaaaataaaacatcttattatgtaatcttgctatctcatatattatatcttttcttAACTACATGATTTCAATCAaaatacattcaatttaaatcattctatggcatggaaacaatataaagaataaaagagtTGAAGAGAGActtggggaaaaattgtgaaatttaaaaataaataaatttattaaagaaaaagaaaatggtaagaTGCTTActggctaggtatattttccTTCCTAGCATATATTTGACATTCAGTTTTGCTCTGTGCTGTGTGTCCTATAAAATCACTTCTATTTAtgtatgattttatgatttcagTTGAGAAGTTTAAgcccaaatctctctctctctctctctctctctctctctctctctctctctctttctttctctctctctctctgctataATCTGATCTGAAGGAATATTCCTGCCATGTCCATGAtatctcttttttaatatctctGTTTTATAGTCTTTCATGCTCAAACTAAATCAGAAATGGCATTTCATGGACTTTCAGAAACAGGGACAAGAAGTAAAAATTCTGTCAGCCAAATGAGAGTTAGAGTTTCTCCCTTTGATATACAGAGATAAAAGTATTTTCCTAtcgttttcataaaatttctttttctcatcagaaaagCCAGCTACATGGTACCAGAAAACCAAACACAATTCACTGACTTCATCCTCCTGCTATTTTCTGAGAAACCAAATCAGGAAGGACTGCTCTTTGGACTGTTCTTGACCATGTATTTGTTCACAATGGTCGGAAACCTGCTCATCATGATGGTAGTTGGCTCTGACTCTCATCTCCACACGCCCATGTACTTCTTACTTGCCAATTTGTCCTTTGTGGATACCTGTGTAGTGACCACTACAGTCCCAAAGATGTTGGCAAGTTTCAGGACACTAAACAAGACCATCCCCTATGCTGACTGTGTAACCCAGATGTTCTTCTTCATACTTTTTGGTGGTTTAGATAATTTCCTCCTCGCTTCAATGGCCTATGACCGTTTTGTGGCTATATGTCACCCTCTACACTATGCAGTAATGATGAGCTCTTGGTTCTGTAGCTTGCTAGTAATACTGTCCTGGTCATTGTCATTTCTAAACTCCTTTATTCTCAGTGTAATGGTAACATGTCTCTCCTTCTGTACAAACCACCAGATTCAGCACTTCTTTTGTGATCTTCCTGAGATTATGAAACTTTCTTGTTCTGACACTCTCATCAATTATATTTTGATGTATTTTCTTGCTGGACTGCTAGCAGTTGTCCCTCTCATGGGGATCCTTTACTCTTATATTCAGATTTGTTCTTCCATTATAAAAATCCCATCTGCTCAGGGAAAGTATAAAGCCTTTTCTACCTGTGGATCTCACCTCTgtgttgttttcttattttatttcacagTCCTAGGAGTATATTTGACCTCCTCATTTACCAACACTTCCTGGAAGAGCACAGTTGTTTCAGCTATATATGCTGTGGTCACCCCCATGTTGAATCCCTTTATCTATACACTAAGAAATAAG
This region includes:
- the LOC141492598 gene encoding olfactory receptor 7A17-like codes for the protein MVPENQTQFTDFILLLFSEKPNQEGLLFGLFLTMYLFTMVGNLLIMMVVGSDSHLHTPMYFLLANLSFVDTCVVTTTVPKMLASFRTLNKTIPYADCVTQMFFFILFGGLDNFLLASMAYDRFVAICHPLHYAVMMSSWFCSLLVILSWSLSFLNSFILSVMVTCLSFCTNHQIQHFFCDLPEIMKLSCSDTLINYILMYFLAGLLAVVPLMGILYSYIQICSSIIKIPSAQGKYKAFSTCGSHLCVVFLFYFTVLGVYLTSSFTNTSWKSTVVSAIYAVVTPMLNPFIYTLRNKDIKTALWRLMRRKSSSQ